The sequence TCGACTACATCTGTCAACATGCTGCTCTCGTGGTCTGTCCCTTGCTGGGCAGTGACCAGGGAATAATGCCAACATGCTACAGTAGAAATGTCCAATTAGGAAGtcagatcatcttccagcCAGGTGAGTGGCCGGAATGACCTTGTATACTCGTTGTGACTTGTGCTGACAACCGCACTCTAAGCGACATGTTTCGTCCACATCGCCGCGCTTGGTATGACAAGTATCATGCTCTACCACGTCCGATCAAAGTACACCGCGGTCGGCAGAAAAGAAATCGTGCTTTTTTTCTACATGTACATGTTTGTTGAActcctcgccatcttcctcgattCCGCCATTATCCCTACTTCTCACGCAGTATACCCCGTGAGTGACTTGCGCAAAGACCGATTGAAGACGCAGACTTGACGAGCTGTCTTTCATAGTGGTTTGCTGCGGTGTATGCGGGGGCAGTCGCCGCTCTATACTGGTGTATCTTGATGAACGGCTTCGTTGGGTTCCAGTTTGCCGAAGATGGCACACCCATGAGTTTATGGGTATGTTCATGTCGATCCACTTTAGAAGGTCTTGCTGATTCGACGAGATCTACAGTTCCTTCGACTGTCTTCGCTCGTCGTGTGGGGTATTTGTTTCTTCGTATCAATCGCAACTTTCAAGGGTTACGCAGGGATGGCTTTCAACAAACAGATCGGGCTCTACATCACCtacctcatcttccctgCGGTCTGTGCCGTGATATACATCGTGTCACAACTCATTCTGGTTGTCCGCACGTTAGATGACCGATGGGTGAGCAATTGTGATCGTGCAATGTCATCACATCTGACATTCTCGCCTTCTAGGTCATTGgcgatctcatcttcctcgctgcGTTCTATATTTGCGGAGTTCTCCTTCTGTTCGCTTTCTCTGTGAAGATCTGCGACTCAGTCAGTCACTACATCGATGGAGGTAAATAGACCCACGAATGTGATTTCCTACTATCGGTGCTGACAAGCCGCAGTTTTCTTTTTCACCCTTGCTATGCTCTTCacggtgatgatggtctACAAGTACTGGGACTGTGCGTGTCACTCTCTGTTCTCTTGTTGTTCGCACTGACATGCGTGATTATACAGCAATCACCAAGGAAGACCTGGAATTCTCTGTCGGTTCAAAGCTGGCGGTCTGGGAAGTCAAGGACCCACTCATGGCCGTGAGTGCGATCTTATAAGTGGATGTGCCATGGTCTGACCTTACGCATTCATAGCCCAACGTCGAGTACTACGAAGACGATGCTCAATCATCCTACCGAGGCGCGGGCGGCTCTCTGGTAGGAGGGTATAACGGCAATCAATACTACGGTGGCTCCGGTAGTCAATACCAACAATCACAATATGGTGGAGCGGGGTATGGCGGAAGCGCTGGGTATAGCAACTATGGTAACAACCATTATTAAAGTACAAGGAGACACGGGCGCAGAGAGGGATGACGgattgaagatgatctcaAGAGGATAGGACGAGGCTATGGACAAGCTTTTTACTAGTAGCAGCTGATACCGGATATTCTGTATTCACGAACGACCTGATGACTGATGGACAATCCTTGACCTGCTTGCAATGTATGAGGTCTCTCGTGATTGGTCTGAAGCGACTCTGCTAATGGGGAGTACGACGAGTGAAGGACGCGAAGGACATTGTTGACGGCATTTGGAACGTAATagacaggaagagggaaaggagattGCCCGGTAATCATCGGTCCGAGTTTTGGGTGGAGGCGGTTCCGCTGGGGTTGACTGATATGTATGTAGCAGCAGCATAACATAACGGAAgtcttcatctcttctcaaGCGGTTCTCGGcacatctcttccccttctctaCCACAGCGCACGGCAACGCATTCACCATGACAGCATCAAAACCAGCGGTAGGATGGATAGGGCTGGGTGCCATGGGGAGCGGGATGGCAGCGGTTCGTCAGCGAATTCCTCAATCAGGATCCATACCGTCTGACCATCTTGTGCTTATCGATTCTGTAGAGCCTGGTGTCGCAAGGATTCAAAGTCAAAGCATACGATGTTTATCCACCTTCATTAGAAGCCGTTGCTAAAGCCGGTGCGACTCCTTTCAAGACACCAGCGGAAGCCGCAACGAATGTCCAGGTGCTGGGATTGATGGTGGTCAATGCCTACCAAGTGGATGATGTCTTGTTCGGAGCCGGGCGAGTAGCAGAGGGTGAGCGGCAAACCAACGTTGAATTGATGTGCTGATCCCCTTTTCCAGTGCTTGAGGATGGCGCTTCAATCATCTGTTTCTCCACcgtccctccttctttcctcgtTACCGTCAAGGAGAGACTGGACGCTCTTGGCAAGAATATCGGCGTAAGCTCACAAGGTTTCGCCTGTTTCTATAGCGCTAACGTTCCTATACATAGCTCTGCGACTCTCCTGTATCTGGTGGCTCCACCCGTGCTGCTTCTGGCGAATTGGCCATCATGACATCCGGCACACCATCTTCGATTTCAACGGCCGGACCCGTATTTGACGCCTTGACCCGACAACCTGTCGGAGCTTTGACTGTCGTAGGAGACAAAGTAGGATTGGCGAGCGACTTCAAGTTGATCAATCAGGTCTTCTGTGCTGTTCAGATAGCCTCACAGGCTGAAGCACTCGCTCTGGCGAAGAACATGGGATTGAATCCCAGATTGGTTTACAATCTCATCAAGGGCGCATCCGGAGACAGTTTCATGTGTGAGTGCTCTGACATTCTAAGATGATTCCATAGGTATCGAGCTGATGCAGCTCTACAAAGTCGGACATCGTGGTCCTTGGTCGCTCAATCACGATGGAGTTCCGAAGTCTGCCATGACAATCATCAGCAAAGATATCGGTATCGTGATGGACGAAGCGAGAGAGCACACCTTCCCTGCCCCAGTATGCGCTGTGGCCGAACAACTGTTCACTGCTGCGATTGGTGCAGGCCTCgtgagagaggatgatggccTCGTCTCCAAGCTATGGGAGCGGTTTGGTGGTCAACCTATTGCAGAGACGGGGActgtcgaagatgaagaggagaaggccaAAGAACTTGACATCACACCCAATCAGAAAGCCGGCAAGGTCCTCTTCGTGGGACTTGGTGCGATGGGAGGACCTATGGCGACAGCCCTCCACAAAGCTGGGATAGATGTGACTGGCTTCGACTTGACATTGGAGGCAATGGACCGATTTTCTGCTCAAGGTGGCAAGGTTACCAGCGACGCAGTCCAGGCCGCAAAGGATGTAGACACCGTCCTCCTGGTCACTGTAACCGCGCTTCAAGCTGAAGCGGCACTCTTCGGCGCCGAAGGAGCTTCCGGTATATCTTCCGGTGAGCTTTTGGTCAGTAGCCTGGTTGTGGCTCGGCTGACTTGCCCAATGTACTAGCCTTGCCCGAAGGAAGCACCGTCATCTTATGTTCCACTATTGCCCCAGCCGATGCTGTCAAGCTTCAGGGACTTCTCGATAAGCAACAGAAGGGCTTACAGCTTGTCGACGCCCCCATCTCGGGCGGTCCTAGTCGATCCGCCACCGGCGACCTGACCATTATGGCTTCTGGCTCTAACGAAGCGCTCAGCAAGGCTAGTATTGTCTTGCAAGCATTGTCTGGGCAAGCTGGAAACAAGAGCAACTTGCACTTTATCCCGGGCGGCGTCGGAAACGGCTCGAAGGTAAAAGCTGTAAACCAGCTCTTGGCTGGTATCCATCTAGCTGTCGCCGCCGAAGGTTTCGCATTTGCCAAACGCAAAGGGATGGATCTGCAAACTGTGTTTGGAGTTGTGTCGAAAGGCGCCGCAAGCTCCTATATGATGCTTGATCGTAAGGGCCGTTTTTTAGCCGGCCTCTTTCGCGCTGATGTAGGACAACAGGTGTACCCCGCATGTTCAAGCGGGAAGAAGCGACGGTACATTCAGCCACATCGACGTTCGTCAAGGATCTCTCGATCGTTCTTGCAGAAGCTAAGCGCTGCAACACCCCACTGTTTTTGGGGCAAGCAGCGCTGCAGCAGTTCACAATCGCTTGTGCGAATGGGCTTGCAAACGAAGACGACAGCTCGTTAGGGCGATTGTGGGAGAATATGGGTGTGATATTAAAATCGCAAACGTGAAAAGGGAAGCTTTTGGAATGATCATCGTACAGTACAACATGTTAAGCGATATGCATCTGGTTCAATCAAGTGGCAAGTGGAATCTTGTCCTCTAGTTGGGATCGATGTGGTTGAGGATCAAGTAGAGCGTCTGTCCAATCAAAGCTTTGAACACTTTCCCCAGAGGTGAATATGACCCCATACTGAGCTAGGCGAATTGTGTATTAGCCTGCGAGGTGGATGTGCTGCACAGTGTCCTACCAACACTGTTCAGGGCATACTATACGCTGCATGCTCGTCAAAGTCCTTTATCGAGCCCTCAGGTCCCGGATCTCACATGCTTTTGAACAGGATCACGGCGTACATGAGGTTCAATGATGTTCCCATTGTTACTTGGTACTTGTCCCCGTGTGCCACATACTGTAACTTGCGGGATCACCATAGAGTTGCCCAAAACGTCGCGGCGCGAGCGATGCTTCGTTTACGTAATTCGTCAATCTTCTCCCGAGTAGCTAGCTGCCTAATCCTGATATGACGAGTCGGAAAGCGCGCGACCACGCCACCCAAACCGCACTCATAACTCGACATCCTCACTCATACACACTCCACACAAGTTACACGCTCAACTCCCTTGTGCTACTCTTCTCATGGTCTCATAGCATTCCTCCTCGGGAACACTGAGGGACCACTCTTTCAGATTCAAACACCACGCAACAAGACACAGATCACTCTTCCGTACTCGCCTGAACCCGCCGGCGGGGCTTATCTTTCCACTCGCCTCTTCCGGCAATTCATGATCGAGGTGTTGATctcctccccttcatcAACAGCCAAAGTTGGTCATCACAACACCTTGATACAACAAATCACGTCCGGATCAACATCCAGACAAGATGTCGAACGGACAGCAAGGTCAGCAGGCTGGACCGAGTGCATTCACTGCCTATGCAAGCCGTTTCCTTGCAGGCAAGGTGGGTGATgcaggaaggggaagagatgtggACGGAAGCCAGGTGAGCAGCCATCATAAGGATTAATGAAGCTCTGAGTGCCCACTTCACTGACACATCTGTTCAGATTTTTCGTccaccttcgccttcgTCGCCATCGCATGATCCTTTCTTaccttcaccttctgtCACTCATTCCCACCCTCACCTTCCTGGCTCATCACGATCTCCGTCGCCCACACGAACACCACCGTTCCCTGGTCCCGGGATCGATGCTATACCCGATATCGAGGGCGATGGTCTCGGCAGCGGTATTGGTGTAGGTCTTCTGTTCTCGGCTCCCGAGGATCTTCAAATAGCTAGCGGCGGCAGAAAGGGCAAGGAAAGATCAGTGTCCTCCGTGCCCAATCCCTACGCTCCGTCATCGTcggagagcgaggaggaagagctggatCTGGACGAAGTAGCTACTGTCCGGAGGACTCTGATACGGCCTCAACAACCGCCGATACGAGCACCAGTATCGGAGcgagcgaagaagggatggcTAGCTCACCAGAGCATTTTCCcgccttcgtcatcatcgtccagcGAAGATAGCGAGAGTGAAAAGGAAACAGAAGAGGACTCTGACGTTGACGCTGCATCGAGAATGATGGGCGGATCCAAAAGAAAGTCCAGATCAGGCACAcgcgaggaagatgacgaggaagctgaCGACGCGGAAGGTCATATGCTGTCTCCGTCGGAGTTATACAAGGCCTCCAATGATCCGACTGTGGACGTCGTTTCGAACGCTCTGGACGAGCCTTTGCTCGGCCCTGACGAAATGGAtgaaagcggaagagggagaagaggaagaatcCCCGTACGATTACAGGTATATCATGGGCGTTTTGGACattgggaaagggagggTTTACGCAAGTACAAAGGTGAGCGCGATTAGATCTTTACTCTGTCAAGATCATTTGCTAACTCTAGGCTCAGACTCGGGCTTTTTGGCTCTCTGGTTGACGAGTTTGCTGGGTGTGATAATCGGCCTGTTCTTCGTATGGGGATCTACAGATGTACGTTCATTCTACTGATGAGTCTCCATCAGGTCACTGACCGTCTGTGTTCAACAGCCCCCGCCGGACGCCCCGACCCGATCGGcaccatccatcatccctcttcttccccttctactcctccttctcgttccaCCGCTCGTTCTTCCACCACTATTCTTATTGTTGCTCCGAAGAACAGTTCGTCCTGTGCTTCTAGCAACGGCAGTCAGCATCCCattctcgctcttcctctgtgGATGGTGGGCACTGGGAGCAAGTTTCGAAACTGGGGGTCTGGACGGTGTCGATCAAGTTGAAAGGTGGTGGAGTACCACAGGGTTGCGGATAGGAGCAGTATTCTTATGGCTGCTGGCTGCATGTTTCGGCAGACTggtgtggatgaggaggaaaagatTAGAACGGACGGCTGCTGTTGTCGAGGTGATTTTGGCACCCTTTCTATTACTAGATTGTAGGGAGGCTAATGGTGGGACTTGCTTAGCTGTCGACCAATCTTCTCCTAACCCATCCACCCCTACTTCTTCTCACccctctgcttctcggAGTTTTCGCCATCACCTCGATCCCCTTCTTGACCCTACTCATCAGGTTGGGAATGGTTGGATACTGGCGTCATCCGTAAGTGATTCAGCAGGCTAATCCTTGCCACTGAGCTGATCTGAATCTGAGTAGTAGGGAAAATACCTGGGTGTTCCATATCCGGCCTTACGCTGGTTGGctcatcttcttggtcACCCTGGTGTGGGTCTGGACATGGGGTGTCATTCGAGGAGTTGGTCGAGTGGCCGTAGCCGGTGTAGTCGGCGAATGGTACTTCCACAGGTAAGTTGCGATCTCTGCGCTTGCTCATAGAGTGCCACGGTTGACAGTCCTGCAGGGAGGAGACTTCACACCCGCCTGCACTTGAGATCACTACAGCTGCCGTCCACCGAGCCACCGGGACGTCACTCGGCTCCATATGCATAGGCGCCGGCATAGTTGCTACTGTTCGTGTCGTCGGTCGATCCGCCGCTGAACTCAAACGCATCACAAATCCAAAATCGAAGGTCCTTCCAACGCCTCTGCATTTCCTCACTGGGCTCGCACCAATCTTCTCGGTAGTCGCCGGTATTCTGGACCAGCTGAACGGCTATGCCTTGGTTTATGTCGGAGTTACTGGAGATGCTTTCTGGCCTAGTGCTAGAAGGGCTGTGGGTTTAGCAGGGAGACGAAAAGGCGGGAAACTGCTTGATTGTGAGCTGTCAAAGAGCGGGTCCACGACGGTTCCACTGCTAATGGCATGAATTGCAGATACTCTTATCAAGCTACTACTCACGTTGAGCTCGACTGCGATGGGGCTGTTCACGGCGACTGCTGGATATCTTTACATGACACACTCGTTGTCCAATCCTGGTTACGCGCCCATCGCGGCCTTGTTGTGTGGCGGTCTGCCGTTCTTGGCTGTCAGAGCGGGCGCTGCGGTCCTCGGTGATGCgtgagtggagaggaggcACGAAGCTGGAAAAGGACTGGACTGATTCTTGAATTAGGGCCGATGCACTATTCATTTGCTATCAGATAGATCGAGAGCTCGGTGGGACACACTGCGAGAAAGCGAAGGAGGCAGTGAGTCAAGCGAGTTACTTTCAGAAGACCTGACAAAAGCTGATCATCTATCTCTCATGACCAGTTTGCCGGAGAACTACCTAGAGGAACCGGAGCAGTATAGACGGAGAATTGCGTTTGTTTTCGATGTGGTCGCGAAACGTCAACGCGTGCCATGGATTTGTATGCTGCATTGTAGATTGATTGAAAGTCAAGTCGGACGACTGAGTCTTTGTATCTGTTTGACTCGTCTCTTCGTGTTTGATATTGAGATCGTCCTCCCGAGATGTATCGATGTAAATATAGATCGCAAAGTCCACTCGTGCCTGAACTGAtcgaggagggatgaaaCTCGACAACAATAAGGTGATCCATTATCGTCTCCGGATCATCAACGTTGTCTCTATCTCGGGCTCTGACATTCTAcgaccaccatcacctcAAGGTAAACATGCTCACAGGGCCAGCTCACAGTCTAGGTCATGGCCGTCGTGAGCATACAACGGGTAACGGACGACATCTCATGCAGATGTGACAATGCAACGGCCCAATCGATGTTGAGAGGGATTTCGATTGCACGTAGAACATCACTCAACGATCAAGAATGTGAAACGAGGGTCTGAGCCGTATGGTCTCCGATCAATCAACATGTCATCGATCTCCCTTGACTACTTCACTGACCTCTCAAACGTCAAAcatcttgttcttctctcacaCTTGTACTAAAACCCCTCAACACCGCAAGAGACGACGGAGAGCTTCTCGATCGACCTTTGGAGAACAGAGAGCATACCCCATCCCACACCACCCCTTCATCATATTGATACCGGTATCATCTCACTGGTGTCGAACCTGAAACCCACTCCAACCCATCTCGCCGAGCTCTCACCGctttcatcctcctccgatATTCTTCTTTCActgccttcctctccacagAAGCACAAGcctcaagaagaaggacgtCGTAGGACACAAAGCTCTCCTGGATCACCCAACTCAGATGTAGACGCACAGAGACAAGACGGAACAATGAGGGATACCTCACTCAACCAGGTCAAAGCTACATCAACGATTACGCCCCCTGTCCTACTGCCTCTCGAGACGGGTACAGCGAGCCAAATCCTTTTCCCTCAGCCCACCCGACAATCACCACCTTCCGCACCTATCATTAGACCAGTCATAACTACCCTGCCCATTCCTTCGCCTTTGTCCCCGCCCGCAATGGGCGAGCATGTCACTCCCACCGAAGATCTGCCGTCGCTTGAAAGGCCACCACATGTACGAGTCACTACACCGCCTATTCGTTCGCACACCACACTTGCGGCTTCGGTTCTGAAAAGCGATCGTGATTTCAGAAGTCAAAACCTGGAAATGGGGACAGATGAAGTGTTAGACTCTCCCGGTAGGGTGGACAAGGGTAAAGCGAGAGACGTAGGAGAAAGATCAGTAGAATGGAGACGGCAGACACCTCGTGGGGGGTTGGCCGGACCGGGAGGTATCATGCGCAAGTTGCTATTCACCGCTTCTGGTCATAAGGAAGCCCTAGCTGACTCCAAAACCATCCAGCAGCCCATATAGCCTCTCGAGCATCATTGGGCAGACTCAAGGTATCCCACTCGTCCCCCAGATTGAATCCACacgaggtcgatgatccAACGATGTTTTTTCCTGCTAAGCCTAACACGACCAGAGTGGTatactcaccatcaccaaaTTTCCTTCGTCCAGCTCCTGCAACGCCTCTGACCACTTCTGCATCAAGACCCCGCTTCGCATTGTCTACATCCCGAGACCCTTCACCTACTCCGTCAAGACGACTCACCCTAAGTCCTTCTCACGCACCTCGGGATGGGACGCCGGGACCGCCGCAGCCAGAAGTGGAGCTGGTCGAGATACCTCGATTTAAGAAAAGGGAGTTGAATCTTGGTATAATTAGGAGACGGGGTGTAGGACAAAGATTTGCATGGATCAGTCTATGGTCTGCCTGGCTTTTGAACGGTTTGTTGAGTCTGGTAAGTGCATAATGGGTACCATCGAGGTACAAGTCGTCTGACAATTGCCTTCAGTTTTTCGATGCCAATGTCATGTGTATACTGGTGCAGTAAGTCAACTGTTTCTCAAACCAAGTTGGAATCATGCTGACATAGATCTAGATGTGTATCACATCCGTCATTTGACACCAACAGCAGAAAACAGTGGCAATTCGCCACAGGGGCGTATGCGGTGCTGTGGATACTGTCAACTCTGGTTGTCTGGCtgggatgggagatggggtATGAGTTCTGGCGGCGTTGGAGGCTGCGTGAGTCTCTTGCAGACCGATTGAAGGTATTCGCCTGATCACTCTCGGTGAACAGCACGTCCTGCCATTGAACCGATCTATCTTTCTCTCCCGGcatctctccatctttcgCTATTCTCCTACAATCACTTCACCCTGCTCTTGCACATTCGAACATCCCCTCTGAACACCCCTTATTCTCGAGATGTCATTCCCGAGACTTGCCACGCGGTTCTACAGCTGATTCCGGGCCTACTGTCATTGATCCCTCGAGCAGCGATCGCGATCGTGGTGCTTATCAACTTCTGGCTACCAGAAGCAAACGTCCAAGCACCGTTTGGCGGAGCTGTCGATCATACGGCAAACCGTGACCCACATTTCTTAAAGGCTGAGAATCCCGGAGAGCTCTCCACCTACGCGAAAGGGGTTCTGGTCGCCTTCACAGCTTGGGTTGCCGTTCGGCTATTACTCGTCATTGCTTCGGGTTTTGGTCTTTGGATCTTCTCCGCTAGGCCGTTAGGTGGTCTGGTAGGGCATCGAGTCTCCAAAAGACCACCTGCGGGTCCTCCCAAGACTCCACGAAAACCCAAATATTCAGATCAAACTCACGATCCTTCGCAGACCAGCTCTCCTCAAAGGTCCTGGGACGACAGTGAGAATCAATTCGATTGGGCCTGGAAAGAGCGGACGCGATCGCGCATCCAGGACGCATTCGAGTTGTGTATGATTCGAAAGGGTGCCCGGACTGGGATATTCTTTGCAGAGAAGGGGGGTCCAAGCAGAACGACAATGAAGCCGGGGGGAGGTCCTGCAACCTCACTTCCGATGGTCATCTCGTCGCAAGGCGGTCGTCAAGTCCTGGAACCAATCACAGATGTAGTATGCGTTGATGGATCCACAGAACAGGAAATGCGGTCCGTCGTGAGGCCCTCCGATACGGGAAAAGGACAGTCAAAGACGCCAGAAGCCTCACTTATACCATCTCATTTCGATTCTCATATCTACTTGcgtccctcttcatcaagaGTTGATACGAACGATTCCGGTTCGGCCCCTGACCTCTTCTACACCCCTATGGAGGGAAACACGCCGAGAAGATCTGTCGCGGAGGAAATTGAAGACGTGCGTCAATCAAACGGTGCCATAACATTGGCGAACGTACACAACTCGTCTCCAACTTTGGTGACCGAATTAGGGATGAAAATCGGAAGAGAAAATGAGGATGCAAATTTAGATGAAGGCAACGATGAAAGTACTGGACTTCTTTCCGCTACCAACAGCCCCTCGACGGGTGACCCGCCCAACACGCGCGATCGATCTGCCTCGACATCGTCTCGCCGACCTTCAGGAACAGGTTCTCATGGTCGTTCCACAGCCACCGGCGATAGCACAGGCAGTACCCGGTCGAAGCGATCATCTGTCTCCCGCCGAAGAGCTTACACTTCGTCGTCACAACGTAATCTCGACGCGTCGCGGGGTCGATCGAGCAGTATAGGTCTTCTCAGAGAAAGTGTCGCCAATGCAGCAGCTGCAAGCGGTGGACTGATCAGGAGAGCACGGAGCGGAACTGGATTGAGCCACGAGACGGGAGATATATATTCGAAGATGGGCGCCGATGGGGCTGATGAACCGCAGGAGAATTTGTTGATTCACAGTGAGTCAAGCCAAAGTAAGAATTCGGAAGATGAGTATGTGACTAATATTGAGACAGGTGCAGCTTTACCTCGATCCAAACGACAATCTGGACTGAACGTAGGTTTGAGTGTTCCGTTTGGACTCCCGCCCGGTAATGATTGGTGATTGTGCCCACATTCGCCGGGCACACTCGAACACAGTGGGACAAGGGTTTTGGCGCCCTTCCTCATACCATCCTCATACTATCAGGCATTGCCGGCGGAAGGGACCAGATTGGACGGGCATTGGAGGACATGGCAGCCACCCATGGATGAGACATGGCATGCGAACTTGGGAATAGCGACGAATTAGGGTATGTGATTTTACGAGAGATGGTTTGGAACCGAGATCAAGCTGCAACTTGACTGAATTGATCTCGTAATCGCGCTCCGGTCGATCATGTTGCGTGATTTGATGCAGTGAAGATAGGTAAACAGCAGGGAGGATGATTTAGCATACTGCATACACCATTGTGACAAGACTACCGATACAATTCTATTGTCCATTATTACTAACTACATTGAGATGTATCTACAACTGAAGGTCC is a genomic window of Kwoniella newhampshirensis strain CBS 13917 chromosome 13, whole genome shotgun sequence containing:
- a CDS encoding chitin synthase export chaperone, with the translated sequence MSAAFKIGNFDYICQHAALVVCPLLGSDQGIMPTCYSRNVQLGSQIIFQPATCFVHIAALGMTSIMLYHVRSKYTAVGRKEIVLFFYMYMFVELLAIFLDSAIIPTSHAVYPWFAAVYAGAVAALYWCILMNGFVGFQFAEDGTPMSLWFLRLSSLVVWGICFFVSIATFKGYAGMAFNKQIGLYITYLIFPAVCAVIYIVSQLILVVRTLDDRWVIGDLIFLAAFYICGVLLLFAFSVKICDSVSHYIDGVFFFTLAMLFTVMMVYKYWDSITKEDLEFSVGSKLAVWEVKDPLMAPNVEYYEDDAQSSYRGAGGSLVGGYNGNQYYGGSGSQYQQSQYGGAGYGGSAGYSNYGNNHY